The following are encoded together in the Asticcacaulis sp. genome:
- a CDS encoding glycoside hydrolase family 3 C-terminal domain-containing protein — MTSFRPAAFGLRLLATTALIGAFALVPAAQAQTTNAPPPAPTVRTDVPADRPWMDTSLSAEARADLILKEMTLAEKLQLTFGYFSTDAKWSITPIKNFVFPAEGLPYSAGFVPGIPRLGIPNQWETDAGVGVATQTVPEAARTTDLPRGRTALPSGINTAATWNPEVAEAGGAMIGNEAFLSGFNVQLAGGMNLMREPRNGRNFEYGGEDSLLAGIITGHEIKGIQSNHVISTLKHYAFNGQETNRNQMDHQIEDKAARESDLLGFQIAYETGNPGSVMCSYNRVNGHYACENDWLLNQVLKTDWGFKGYVMSDWGATHSTTQAANAGLDQQSGWAFDRSPYFHGALREAVNNGYVSQERANDMAKRILWAMFEVGLFDTPVKGDQATTIDYEKNGKISQTDSEEGMVLLKNTPGLLPLSKTAKSILIIGAHADVGVLSGGGSSQVYPKGGSPVADEYGKGFPGPKTWYPSSPMKGLQARTSATVTYVDGKDVKAAAAAAKKADVVVVFGEQWTGEGFDVPDLNLPNGQDALISAVAKANKKTVVVLETGGPVVMPWLSKVGAVIEAWYPGSNGGEAIARVLTGEVNPSGHLPATFPASLDQLPRPVLEGDPKLDSDSHPMSNYNIEGAAIGYKWFDKKGYKPLFPFGHGLSYTTFALSDLTAAAEGKGVKASFSVKNTGAVAGKEVAQIYVSGNGWEAPKRLGAFQKVEVAPGQSQSVSVTVDPRLLATYDSASKTWNIAAGDYKVMLATSAADIVQTVTVHLDAQTLDVRGK; from the coding sequence ATGACCTCGTTCCGCCCGGCCGCCTTCGGCCTGCGACTTCTGGCGACCACAGCCCTTATTGGCGCCTTTGCCCTCGTCCCCGCCGCTCAGGCGCAAACCACCAACGCCCCGCCGCCCGCCCCGACCGTCCGCACCGATGTGCCGGCCGATCGTCCCTGGATGGACACCAGCCTGAGCGCGGAAGCCCGCGCCGACCTGATCCTCAAGGAAATGACCCTGGCGGAAAAGCTGCAACTGACCTTCGGCTACTTCTCGACCGATGCCAAATGGTCGATCACCCCGATCAAGAACTTCGTCTTCCCGGCTGAGGGCCTGCCCTACTCCGCCGGCTTCGTGCCCGGCATTCCGCGCCTCGGCATCCCCAACCAGTGGGAAACCGACGCCGGCGTCGGTGTCGCCACCCAGACCGTGCCTGAAGCCGCCCGCACCACTGACCTGCCACGCGGCCGCACTGCCCTGCCTTCCGGCATCAATACCGCCGCCACCTGGAACCCGGAAGTCGCCGAGGCCGGCGGCGCCATGATCGGCAATGAAGCCTTCCTGTCCGGCTTTAATGTGCAACTCGCCGGCGGCATGAACCTGATGCGTGAGCCGCGCAACGGCCGTAATTTTGAATATGGCGGCGAAGATTCGCTGCTGGCCGGCATCATCACCGGTCACGAGATCAAGGGTATCCAGTCGAACCACGTCATCTCGACCCTGAAGCACTACGCCTTCAACGGCCAGGAAACCAACCGCAACCAGATGGATCACCAGATCGAGGACAAGGCGGCGCGCGAATCGGACCTGCTCGGCTTCCAGATCGCCTATGAAACCGGCAATCCCGGCTCGGTCATGTGCTCCTATAACCGCGTCAACGGTCACTATGCCTGTGAAAACGACTGGCTGCTCAACCAGGTTCTGAAGACCGACTGGGGCTTCAAGGGCTATGTCATGTCGGACTGGGGCGCCACCCACTCCACCACCCAGGCGGCCAATGCCGGCCTTGACCAGCAATCCGGCTGGGCCTTCGACCGCTCGCCCTATTTCCACGGCGCCCTGCGTGAAGCCGTCAATAACGGCTATGTGTCGCAGGAACGGGCCAATGACATGGCCAAACGCATCCTGTGGGCGATGTTCGAGGTCGGCCTGTTCGATACGCCGGTCAAGGGCGACCAGGCGACCACCATCGACTATGAGAAGAACGGCAAGATCAGCCAGACCGATTCCGAAGAAGGCATGGTCCTGCTGAAGAATACGCCGGGCCTCCTGCCTCTCAGCAAGACGGCCAAGTCGATCCTGATCATCGGCGCCCATGCCGATGTTGGCGTGCTGTCGGGCGGCGGCTCGTCTCAGGTCTATCCGAAGGGCGGCTCGCCGGTAGCGGATGAATATGGCAAGGGCTTCCCCGGACCGAAAACCTGGTATCCGTCCTCACCGATGAAGGGCCTCCAGGCACGCACTTCCGCCACCGTCACCTATGTCGATGGGAAGGACGTGAAAGCCGCCGCAGCGGCGGCGAAAAAAGCCGATGTCGTCGTCGTCTTCGGCGAACAGTGGACCGGCGAAGGCTTTGACGTGCCCGATCTGAACCTGCCGAATGGCCAGGACGCCCTGATTTCAGCCGTGGCGAAAGCCAACAAGAAAACTGTGGTCGTGCTGGAAACCGGCGGCCCGGTTGTCATGCCGTGGCTCAGCAAGGTCGGCGCCGTGATCGAAGCCTGGTATCCCGGCTCAAACGGCGGCGAGGCCATTGCCCGCGTCCTGACCGGCGAGGTCAATCCGTCCGGCCACCTGCCGGCCACCTTCCCGGCCTCGCTCGACCAGTTGCCGCGCCCGGTGCTGGAAGGCGATCCCAAGCTTGATTCCGACTCGCACCCGATGAGCAATTACAACATCGAAGGCGCCGCTATCGGCTACAAGTGGTTCGACAAGAAGGGCTATAAGCCGCTCTTCCCGTTCGGCCACGGCCTGTCCTACACCACCTTCGCCCTGTCAGACCTGACGGCCGCCGCCGAAGGCAAGGGTGTGAAAGCCAGTTTCTCGGTGAAGAATACCGGCGCGGTTGCCGGCAAGGAAGTGGCGCAGATCTATGTGTCCGGCAATGGATGGGAAGCGCCCAAGCGCCTCGGCGCCTTCCAGAAGGTCGAGGTCGCGCCCGGCCAGAGCCAGTCGGTGTCGGTCACGGTCGATCCGCGCCTGCTGGCCACCTATGATTCCGCCAGCAAAACCTGGAATATCGCCGCGGGCGATTACAAGGTGATGCTGGCGACCTCGGCCGCCGATATCGTCCAGACCGTCACCGTGCATCTCGATGCGCAAACCCTGGACGTCAGAGGCAAGTAA
- a CDS encoding GNAT family N-acetyltransferase, with amino-acid sequence MGLRFEVTTDTAKIDFDAVYRFLNAETNWVKGIPRDLFDRAMRNALCFAGHLASEQIAFARVITDRATFANLVDVFVVPEYRGNGYASRLLELVFAHPDLQGLRRFTLATSDKHGLYEKFGFHAPMRPDTLMERYNPDIYKK; translated from the coding sequence ATGGGTCTGCGTTTCGAGGTCACGACCGACACAGCGAAGATCGATTTCGACGCCGTCTATCGTTTCCTCAACGCAGAGACTAACTGGGTAAAGGGCATTCCGCGCGACCTGTTTGACAGGGCGATGCGGAATGCCCTTTGTTTTGCCGGCCATCTGGCGAGCGAGCAGATTGCCTTCGCCCGCGTGATCACCGACCGCGCCACCTTCGCCAATCTCGTCGATGTGTTTGTCGTGCCGGAATATCGCGGCAATGGCTACGCCTCCCGCCTGCTCGAACTGGTATTTGCCCATCCGGACCTGCAAGGGTTGCGCCGCTTTACCCTGGCCACCAGTGACAAGCATGGCCTTTATGAAAAGTTCGGCTTTCATGCACCTATGCGACCGGATACCCTGATGGAACGATACAACCCGGATATCTATAAGAAATGA
- a CDS encoding GDSL-type esterase/lipase family protein, protein MRLLLCLAALVCASPALAEDYQSSPPRQRAVEKDWGPWLGPYRAGIVAKMGEDFGEQYIYAAQNAALPAPATNEQRVIFLGDSITDRWNLTKFFPGKPYVNRGIGGQVSPQMLVRFHADVVALKPKAVVILAGINDIQGALQVETEAQIVANYTAMAEIAEANGIKPIFTLLMPVNNYTPNAVTMLSDRKPERVAWLNAWLSGFCQAHDYGLIDYGPILRDDKGLLKAEYTSDGIHPNDEAYALMAPVAERAIEAALKR, encoded by the coding sequence ATGAGACTTTTGCTGTGCCTTGCCGCACTGGTGTGCGCTTCTCCGGCTCTGGCCGAAGACTACCAGAGCTCTCCCCCGCGCCAGCGTGCGGTGGAAAAGGACTGGGGGCCGTGGCTTGGCCCCTACCGAGCCGGCATCGTCGCCAAGATGGGCGAGGACTTCGGCGAACAGTATATCTATGCCGCGCAGAATGCCGCCCTGCCCGCCCCAGCCACCAATGAACAGCGCGTGATCTTTCTGGGCGATTCCATCACCGACCGCTGGAACCTGACGAAATTCTTCCCCGGCAAACCCTATGTTAATCGCGGAATCGGCGGCCAGGTCAGCCCGCAGATGCTGGTGCGCTTCCATGCCGATGTCGTGGCGCTGAAACCGAAGGCCGTGGTGATTCTGGCTGGCATCAACGATATCCAGGGCGCGCTTCAGGTCGAGACCGAGGCCCAGATCGTCGCCAACTACACCGCCATGGCCGAAATCGCCGAGGCCAACGGCATCAAGCCGATCTTCACCCTGCTGATGCCGGTCAATAACTATACGCCCAATGCCGTTACCATGCTGTCGGACCGCAAACCGGAGCGCGTGGCCTGGCTCAATGCCTGGCTGTCCGGCTTCTGTCAGGCGCACGACTATGGCCTGATCGATTACGGCCCGATCCTGCGCGATGACAAGGGGCTGCTGAAAGCCGAATATACCAGTGACGGCATCCATCCGAACGACGAAGCCTATGCCCTTATGGCGCCGGTCGCCGAGCGGGCAATAGAGGCCGCGCTGAAAAGATAG